A single genomic interval of Stieleria maiorica harbors:
- the fahA gene encoding fumarylacetoacetase — translation MISTTDPRLRSFVPAEPESHFPIQNLPYGVFRPPGGTPRVGVAIGDRVLDLSVLASRHLLDVPEAEHVFSQGSLNAFMALGRTAWGQTRRTISHLLRSDVATIRDDIELREQTLLPIEEVELLLPIEIGDYTDFYSSRHHATNVGSMIRGPENALNPNWVHLPVAYHGRASSVVVSGTNVFRPRGQRLTAQGDAPSLGPSRAVDFELEVGFVIGTGNTLGHPVSIDQAEEHVFGVVLVNDWSARDIQKWEYQPLGPFLSKNFATSISPWVVTLEALAPFRSEGPRQDPPPLPYLAGTTNRTFDIHLEAVLRTSRMPKGQRITATNLRHVYWSFSQQVAHHTVNGCNLRTGDLLATGTVSGPSPDSLGCLLEISQGGKQPLALATGETRTFLEDGDQVTLTGWCRGDGYRIGFGEVTGTVLPAREV, via the coding sequence ATGATTTCGACGACCGATCCTCGTCTTCGCAGCTTCGTTCCGGCAGAGCCCGAGTCGCACTTTCCGATTCAGAATCTTCCCTACGGTGTTTTCCGGCCTCCCGGCGGAACGCCCCGAGTCGGCGTGGCCATCGGCGATCGTGTATTGGACCTCTCTGTGCTTGCCAGCCGGCACTTGTTGGATGTCCCCGAAGCAGAACACGTTTTTTCACAGGGATCCCTGAATGCATTCATGGCACTCGGTCGAACGGCATGGGGACAGACTCGCCGAACCATCAGCCACCTGCTGCGTTCCGATGTGGCGACCATTCGCGATGACATCGAACTACGCGAGCAAACTCTGTTGCCGATCGAAGAGGTTGAATTGTTGTTGCCGATTGAAATCGGTGACTACACCGACTTTTATTCCTCGCGGCACCACGCGACCAACGTCGGTTCGATGATCCGAGGACCAGAGAATGCGTTGAATCCGAATTGGGTGCACCTGCCGGTTGCCTACCACGGCCGCGCCAGTTCGGTAGTCGTCTCCGGAACCAATGTGTTTCGCCCTCGAGGTCAGCGTCTGACAGCGCAGGGAGACGCACCATCACTGGGACCAAGTCGCGCGGTCGATTTCGAATTGGAAGTCGGCTTCGTGATCGGAACCGGCAACACGTTGGGGCATCCCGTTTCGATCGATCAAGCCGAGGAGCATGTTTTCGGTGTCGTTCTGGTGAACGACTGGAGTGCTCGCGACATACAGAAATGGGAGTATCAGCCGCTGGGGCCGTTTCTTTCCAAGAACTTCGCCACCAGCATTTCACCGTGGGTCGTCACCCTGGAAGCGTTGGCACCCTTCCGCAGTGAAGGTCCACGGCAAGATCCGCCCCCGTTGCCTTATTTGGCGGGCACGACCAACCGCACATTCGACATTCATCTGGAAGCGGTGCTGCGAACCTCCCGCATGCCCAAGGGCCAGAGAATCACCGCCACCAACTTGCGTCACGTCTATTGGAGTTTCTCGCAGCAGGTGGCACACCACACGGTCAACGGTTGCAACCTGCGCACCGGTGATCTACTGGCCACCGGAACGGTCAGCGGACCGAGTCCCGATTCACTTGGTTGTTTGTTGGAAATCAGCCAGGGTGGGAAGCAGCCGCTTGCCCTAGCCACCGGCGAGACTCGGACATTCCTAGAAGACGGCGATCAGGTCACGCTGACCGGGTGGTGCCGGGGAGACGGTTATCGCATCGGCTTCGGCGAAGTGACCGGTACGGTGTTGCCGGCTAGAGAAGTGTAA
- a CDS encoding acetoacetate--CoA ligase translates to MSQPLWRPTDERIAQANLTAFIKRVQGCRPAVTDFKSLYEWSIDQPEEFWTSVWEFCDVRAERKWHRVIADRVNPTLPVMAKQWFPGATLNFAENLMRFRDDQESLVFWNEQGRQRSLTYRELFDNVSRLAAALRRDGVTVGDRVAAFMPNLPETVIAMLATTSIGAIWSSTSPDFGTEGTLDRFGQIKPKILFAADGYRYAGKEFDSIARVVQISRQIPSIKKTVITSYLGHDRPNNRFEPSISLEDYVATAPGESGPLPFEQLPFDHPIYILYSSGTTGVPKCIVHGAGGTLLQHLKELVLHTDLKRDDRIFYFTTCGWMMWNWLVSSLAVGATVVLYDGSPMHPSPNVLWDMAEQERITVFGTSARYLTAIEKAGVVPAKTHDLSSLRTILSTGSTLAAESFSYVYENIKRDVCLSSISGGTDLVSCFALGNPIGPVYRGELQTRGLGMDVRVFNEQGRPVCGEKGELVCVASFPSMPIRFWNDDDGQKYRAAYFEHFPGVWRHGDWVELTEHDGMTFFGRSDAVLNPGGVRIGTAEIYRQVEKLGEVLESIVTTKQCDDDERLVLFVKLRPNLTLDDSLRDKIRKQIRDNTTPRHVPWKILQVADIPRTRSGKIVELAVRDVIHNRPVKNEHALANPEALQLYKDLPELKTPKG, encoded by the coding sequence ATGTCTCAGCCACTATGGCGACCGACCGACGAGAGGATTGCTCAGGCAAACTTGACCGCATTCATCAAGCGGGTCCAGGGGTGTCGCCCGGCAGTCACCGACTTCAAAAGCCTGTACGAGTGGTCGATCGATCAACCGGAAGAGTTCTGGACGAGTGTCTGGGAGTTCTGCGACGTCCGCGCGGAGCGCAAATGGCACCGCGTCATCGCTGATCGTGTGAATCCGACGTTGCCCGTGATGGCAAAACAATGGTTTCCCGGCGCGACACTGAACTTTGCCGAAAACTTGATGCGATTTCGCGATGATCAGGAATCCTTGGTGTTTTGGAACGAACAGGGGCGGCAACGTTCGCTGACCTATCGCGAGCTGTTTGACAACGTTTCTCGCTTGGCAGCCGCACTTCGTCGCGACGGCGTCACCGTGGGGGATCGCGTTGCTGCGTTCATGCCCAATCTTCCCGAAACGGTGATCGCGATGTTGGCCACGACCAGCATCGGAGCGATCTGGTCGTCGACATCGCCCGATTTCGGGACCGAAGGCACGCTGGATCGCTTCGGCCAGATCAAGCCCAAGATCCTCTTCGCCGCCGACGGCTACCGGTACGCTGGCAAGGAATTCGATTCGATCGCTCGTGTGGTGCAGATCAGTCGGCAGATTCCCAGTATCAAGAAGACCGTGATCACCAGCTACTTGGGTCACGACAGGCCCAACAACCGTTTCGAACCGTCGATTTCCCTGGAAGATTACGTCGCCACGGCCCCAGGTGAATCAGGGCCATTGCCATTCGAACAATTGCCGTTTGACCATCCGATCTACATTCTCTATTCATCCGGCACGACGGGGGTTCCGAAGTGCATCGTGCACGGCGCAGGAGGAACCCTGCTTCAGCATCTGAAGGAGTTGGTCCTGCACACGGACCTGAAACGTGACGACCGCATCTTCTATTTCACCACCTGTGGATGGATGATGTGGAATTGGCTTGTTTCCAGTCTGGCCGTCGGAGCGACGGTGGTCCTGTACGATGGGTCGCCGATGCATCCCAGTCCCAACGTTTTGTGGGACATGGCCGAACAAGAACGAATCACCGTGTTCGGCACCAGTGCGAGGTATCTGACGGCAATCGAGAAAGCCGGCGTCGTGCCCGCAAAGACACATGATCTATCTTCGCTGCGGACGATTCTGTCGACCGGATCAACGCTGGCTGCGGAGAGTTTTAGCTACGTCTATGAAAATATCAAACGAGACGTCTGTCTTTCGTCCATCTCAGGCGGCACCGATCTGGTTTCCTGCTTTGCACTCGGAAACCCGATCGGTCCGGTCTATCGCGGCGAACTGCAAACGCGAGGGTTGGGCATGGACGTCCGCGTGTTTAACGAACAGGGCCGACCGGTCTGCGGCGAAAAGGGCGAGCTGGTTTGTGTGGCATCGTTCCCGTCGATGCCGATCCGATTTTGGAACGACGATGACGGTCAAAAGTATCGCGCGGCGTACTTTGAGCACTTTCCCGGCGTTTGGCGCCACGGCGATTGGGTGGAGCTGACCGAACATGACGGGATGACCTTTTTCGGACGAAGTGATGCGGTGCTCAACCCCGGGGGCGTGCGGATCGGAACGGCTGAAATCTACCGTCAAGTGGAAAAGTTGGGCGAAGTCCTCGAGAGCATCGTCACAACGAAGCAGTGTGACGACGATGAGCGGCTGGTCCTGTTCGTCAAGTTGAGGCCAAATCTGACGTTGGACGATTCATTGCGTGACAAGATCCGCAAGCAAATCCGCGACAACACAACGCCGCGACACGTGCCTTGGAAAATCCTGCAGGTCGCCGACATTCCTCGCACCAGAAGCGGCAAGATCGTCGAGTTGGCCGTGCGTGATGTGATCCACAACCGCCCGGTAAAAAACGAACACGCTTTGGCCAATCCCGAGGCGTTGCAATTGTACAAGGACTTGCCAGAACTGAAGACACCCAAGGGATAG
- a CDS encoding tryptophanase, translating into MDRTIEPFKIKMVEPIKLTTREQRETILRSAHFNMFQIAAEDVIIDLLTDSGTSAMSSKQWSGILDGDESYAGARSWYRFESVIRDLTGMPHVLPTHQGRASERILFELVGGPGKVIPGNYHFDTTRGNIEHSGARAVDLLTEEASHTRSRYPFKGNIDVNQLNRLIDDVGAEQIPLCVITITNNSVGGQPVSLENLRQTHDICQRSGIKLFLDAARFAENAWLIHERESGQKHRSVREIVREMFDLADGAMISAKKDGLVNIGGVLLMREDDLAQRADSLLILTEGFVTYGGLAGRDLEAMAQGFTEVLDEDYLAYRIASVAYLGQRLLDAGIQIIEPPGGHAIYIDACEFCPHIPAEQYPGQSLVCAFYRHAGIRAVEIGSVMFGKNHSHKELTRLAIPRRVYTKSQIDYVADAIIEVHQQRQTLRGLRITEASQTLRHFTAKFAEL; encoded by the coding sequence ATGGACCGAACGATTGAACCCTTCAAGATCAAGATGGTCGAGCCGATCAAGTTGACCACGCGGGAACAGCGCGAAACGATCCTGCGCAGCGCCCACTTCAACATGTTTCAGATCGCTGCCGAGGATGTCATCATCGACCTTTTGACGGACAGTGGCACGTCGGCGATGAGCAGCAAGCAGTGGTCGGGGATCCTGGACGGCGATGAATCTTATGCGGGTGCTCGTAGCTGGTATCGATTTGAAAGCGTGATCCGTGATTTGACTGGGATGCCGCACGTTCTGCCCACGCATCAGGGGCGGGCGAGTGAACGGATTTTGTTCGAACTAGTGGGAGGTCCGGGCAAAGTCATTCCCGGCAACTATCACTTCGACACCACCCGCGGCAACATCGAACACTCCGGCGCCCGAGCGGTTGACTTACTGACCGAAGAAGCGTCCCACACACGCAGTCGTTACCCCTTCAAAGGCAACATCGATGTCAACCAGCTGAACCGGTTGATCGACGATGTCGGAGCTGAGCAGATTCCGTTGTGCGTCATCACGATCACCAACAATAGTGTTGGCGGTCAGCCCGTGAGTCTGGAAAACTTGCGTCAAACGCACGACATCTGCCAGCGTAGCGGTATCAAGTTGTTTCTCGACGCCGCGAGATTCGCTGAGAACGCTTGGCTGATCCACGAACGGGAATCGGGACAGAAGCACCGCAGCGTACGGGAGATCGTCCGCGAGATGTTTGATTTGGCCGACGGAGCGATGATCAGCGCCAAGAAAGATGGCCTGGTCAACATCGGTGGCGTGTTGCTGATGCGCGAGGACGACCTTGCACAGCGGGCGGACAGTCTGTTGATCTTGACCGAGGGCTTTGTCACCTATGGTGGATTGGCCGGTCGTGATCTGGAAGCGATGGCTCAAGGGTTCACGGAAGTCTTGGACGAAGACTACCTGGCCTACCGAATCGCCAGCGTCGCCTACCTGGGCCAGCGACTTTTAGATGCCGGTATTCAAATCATCGAGCCACCGGGAGGCCACGCGATCTACATCGATGCATGCGAATTCTGCCCGCACATTCCTGCTGAACAGTATCCCGGGCAATCGCTGGTTTGCGCGTTCTATCGACACGCAGGGATCCGAGCCGTAGAAATCGGCAGTGTGATGTTCGGTAAAAACCACTCGCATAAGGAATTGACTCGGCTGGCGATTCCGCGGAGGGTCTACACGAAAAGCCAGATCGATTACGTCGCGGACGCGATCATTGAAGTGCACCAGCAACGCCAGACGCTGCGTGGTTTGCGGATCACGGAAGCTTCACAGACGCTTCGCCACTTCACGGCGAAATTCGCCGAATTGTGA
- a CDS encoding SDR family NAD(P)-dependent oxidoreductase, which translates to MDIDGETVLIAGGSSGLGAACVGRLLQERANVVIADVKPPANESQREFYCQTDVTDESSVKDAIEFAKNRFGSLRGCVICAGVIHAQRIVGRDGPFDLAEFRRVIEVNLVGTFNVLRLCAAAIQANAPDEEGERGAIVMTASISAMEGQVGQAAYSASKGGVASLTLPAAREFAPLGIRVVTIAPGVFQTPLMDNVNEKGLAVLRDQTLFPPRFGRPEEFAETVLHVLQNPMMNGTVIRLDGGMRMR; encoded by the coding sequence ATGGACATCGATGGAGAGACAGTTCTTATTGCGGGAGGAAGCTCCGGATTGGGCGCCGCGTGCGTCGGTCGGCTACTACAAGAGCGAGCAAACGTCGTGATCGCTGATGTCAAGCCACCGGCGAATGAATCACAGCGGGAGTTTTATTGCCAAACCGATGTGACCGATGAGTCTTCGGTGAAAGACGCGATCGAGTTTGCCAAGAATCGTTTCGGCTCGCTACGCGGATGCGTCATTTGCGCCGGTGTGATTCACGCCCAGCGGATTGTCGGGCGTGACGGACCCTTCGACTTGGCTGAATTTCGACGCGTGATCGAAGTGAATTTGGTCGGGACGTTTAACGTCTTGCGACTGTGTGCCGCGGCAATCCAAGCCAACGCACCTGACGAAGAAGGCGAACGCGGCGCGATCGTGATGACTGCGTCCATCTCGGCGATGGAAGGACAGGTCGGTCAGGCGGCCTATTCGGCATCCAAGGGAGGTGTCGCTTCATTGACGTTGCCGGCGGCGCGTGAATTTGCGCCGTTGGGAATCCGTGTGGTGACGATCGCTCCGGGAGTCTTTCAAACGCCGTTGATGGACAACGTCAACGAAAAAGGATTGGCCGTTCTTCGAGATCAAACGTTGTTTCCGCCGCGATTCGGTCGCCCTGAAGAGTTCGCCGAAACGGTCCTCCACGTGCTGCAGAACCCGATGATGAACGGAACGGTCATCCGCCTCGACGGCGGCATGCGGATGCGTTAA
- a CDS encoding acyl-CoA dehydrogenase family protein — protein sequence MSTTIEKGDIEKQELRKQQLAQAEELLFAESHPESFAKQLYHGYFAQQMVFPYPRLAAAESESVAAALDELRRVCDQYLDAEHIDRNADIPAELIHHLGRIGLLGMTAPESAGGRGFSQLAYCQLLEELGSRCSSTSIFVNAHHSIGMRGLLLFGNEQQKQRWLPDLVSGKAIAAFALTEVQAGSDAANVQTTATPAADGSHYVLNGSKRYITNGAIANLLTVMARTPIEGSEKTAVTAFLVTPDMPGFQVVEPRMEKLGIRGTATAKLEFENMRVPAENVLGREGKGLRVALTVLDFGRTTFGACCSGAARSCLQLATRHARTRIQFGQPIGAFELVQKKLARMAADLYAMQAMTHMTAGLIDRGSDDYMLETAILKVWTTERLWKIVNETFQIYGGAAYFTDQPLERMLRDARINQIGEGANEVLTSFIGLVGMRDPGERLRRVAQSLHAPWKSLGVIGQFVVQEFGRLLGRPKITTRSDSLGDHARWLSKAVKRFGLSVQRELIRHREEILDRQLVHERIACAAMELYASTAVIARMDHELQTAASETVRHSHQAARLFLRQSRRRFEHAMAGNRNNDDVQIREVAESLSAG from the coding sequence ATGAGTACAACCATCGAAAAAGGCGACATCGAGAAGCAGGAACTGAGGAAGCAACAACTCGCGCAAGCCGAAGAGCTGTTGTTCGCCGAAAGCCATCCGGAAAGCTTTGCCAAACAGCTTTATCACGGATACTTTGCCCAGCAAATGGTCTTCCCGTACCCCCGACTTGCGGCCGCGGAATCCGAATCCGTGGCCGCCGCGCTCGATGAGCTGCGCCGCGTCTGTGACCAGTACCTGGACGCGGAGCACATCGACCGGAACGCCGACATCCCTGCCGAGTTGATTCACCATCTCGGACGCATCGGCTTGTTGGGCATGACGGCACCGGAGTCTGCCGGCGGGCGAGGTTTTTCACAGTTGGCGTACTGCCAATTGCTCGAAGAATTGGGATCACGCTGCAGTTCGACCTCCATCTTTGTCAATGCACACCATTCGATCGGAATGCGGGGGCTGTTGCTGTTCGGCAACGAACAACAGAAACAACGCTGGCTGCCGGACCTGGTCAGCGGCAAAGCCATCGCCGCGTTTGCACTGACCGAAGTGCAAGCCGGATCCGATGCCGCGAACGTTCAGACCACCGCGACGCCGGCCGCCGATGGATCGCACTATGTCCTTAACGGCAGCAAACGCTACATCACCAATGGCGCCATCGCCAATCTGCTGACGGTGATGGCCCGGACGCCGATCGAGGGTTCCGAGAAAACCGCGGTCACGGCATTTTTAGTGACCCCTGACATGCCGGGTTTCCAGGTGGTGGAGCCGCGGATGGAAAAGCTGGGCATTCGTGGAACCGCGACCGCCAAATTGGAATTCGAGAACATGCGTGTTCCGGCCGAAAACGTGCTCGGCCGGGAAGGAAAGGGATTGCGTGTCGCGTTGACCGTGCTCGATTTCGGCCGCACGACCTTCGGCGCCTGTTGCAGCGGAGCGGCCCGAAGCTGCCTGCAATTGGCAACCCGACATGCCCGAACGCGAATCCAATTCGGACAACCCATCGGGGCGTTCGAATTGGTTCAGAAGAAGCTGGCGCGGATGGCAGCGGATTTATACGCCATGCAAGCGATGACGCACATGACCGCCGGGCTGATCGACCGCGGTAGCGACGATTACATGTTGGAAACCGCGATCTTGAAGGTTTGGACGACGGAGCGACTGTGGAAGATCGTCAATGAGACGTTTCAGATTTACGGCGGCGCCGCGTACTTTACCGATCAGCCGCTGGAACGAATGCTTCGCGACGCCCGCATCAATCAGATCGGCGAAGGCGCCAATGAAGTGCTGACATCGTTCATCGGCCTGGTCGGGATGCGAGATCCGGGCGAACGATTGCGCCGGGTCGCTCAGTCGCTGCACGCCCCTTGGAAATCCTTGGGCGTGATCGGCCAGTTTGTCGTTCAGGAGTTCGGTCGCCTGCTCGGTCGCCCGAAAATCACGACCCGCAGCGACTCTCTCGGCGATCACGCGCGGTGGTTGTCCAAAGCCGTCAAACGGTTCGGTCTGTCGGTTCAGCGCGAACTGATCCGGCATCGGGAGGAGATTCTGGACCGCCAGCTGGTTCACGAGCGGATTGCCTGTGCGGCGATGGAACTGTATGCATCAACCGCCGTGATCGCTCGCATGGATCACGAGTTGCAAACCGCTGCTTCGGAGACGGTACGACATTCGCATCAAGCGGCTAGGCTGTTTCTGCGCCAGTCACGGCGGCGTTTTGAGCATGCGATGGCGGGGAATCGCAACAACGACGATGTCCAAATTCGTGAAGTCGCGGAAAGTCTGAGCGCGGGATAG